cagtttttattagtgactgaaatgaacatggatttcttcaaagtggcagtaattatatggaaacaagtctcaaatcatcactttgttctgttcaagacttgggggctacaggtaatatggatataagggagaaatatcttccaattttcagttttgagcaaaccagattgacccggcatcaccaatcgTTATGACCCGATGTctacaacaatcataacccggcgtcatcaataattatgaaccggcgttggcaacaatcatgaaccggcgttggaaacaatcatgacctggaattatcagtttttataacccggcaattttgacaatgataaaccggcaagttctacattttcaaactGGCGGATATcaattgaatatttgaagaccaatatttttgtcaagtcagcgCATTGAAGGCGGAGTCAAATGGATTCTTTGTTTACAATATtttttctacaagcaaattgattatgaagctgatctaatgacccggattttctagaagaaggaaataacaaggacttaaggatgatcagatgccggcttacaagaatatttaacccggagtgcAACCTGTCAAAttcgttcttgtgtttatgttgcaggattagtttaacatggataaatccaaattaaactgggggctaatgtcggggatataccccgcggcgtaaaccggctggAAATATAACCCAGccagacttggcggtttacttgagacccggctaagacttgacgattcactggtgacccgtttggacctggcggtttacgattcattggtaatccggcaggcgggtcagaggagcgacaagacccggtggcccaacgggcggttcataaaggccggttcatactatggtgggccggtttacaaggaaaggcataaggaatatttaccttataaggagttaagacccggacttgtatccggtttgtattagaaggtagactagtcctaatcctaataggactccacatgtaacccgcccctttaacatatataaggaggggcagggctccccaaagaggaacaagctacaagcaagaaacaataatctctagggctagacacaattagaggagagccggcttaccggcgactccctcatgagcataatgagacctagccacaaacagcatgtagggctattttcggatgatgtttcccggggcccgaagctgtctaaacccttgtcttgtgttgcgtctctcgattccgatcaacccctctcaagctactacatagatgcgctggcctcacgactaagtcctcaaactaggacatctgccgtgacaattccacgacagtttggttttccttttcggcgatactcaaaaacaaggaaaaaacagaaactggcactgggctctaggttaataggttagtcccaaaaatcatataaaatagcatataaatgcatataaaacatcctagatggataatataatagcatggaacaatcaaaaagtatagatacgttggagacgtatcatcgatcATCCTCTGCCACACGTTGGTCAACGCCATCGACGGCGGCGGTAGGGTGGCGGCGGGCGGTTGGGGAtttgagagacagagagacatattaGGGGTTCTCACGAGGAAGGAGGCAACGAGGCGCAGAGAGACGAAGAGTGGTGGAGTAGGCATGGCTATTGAATAAGGCTACGCTGATTTGACTACTCAGCGCGTTTGATTGACAAGTGGGCCTATGACGACGACCCTGATGTGTGGTGCCAAAGGGGAGCATGGGTTGTTTCCGCAAAACACGAGGGAGTTATTCAGGGCGCTCTACCGTCGAGGGGACCGTAgaggagtgaattgcaaaaaacatcgacACTTCAAGCAATGTTTGCAGGAACCACACATTTACGGAATTGTGCCAAATAGcactaattttttgcaaaaaacactagttggCGGCTTTGGCCGTTTTAATGATGATTATGACAGATGGGTCCCATAAATGATGACGTGGCGTAACTGTTGACAGTTAACGGTGTTAGACGGGAGATTTTTACAGATTTACAAAACAGTCCCTGTTCAAAATTGAAAAAAGCAATCAGCCCCACCACCCACCCGTCGCCTGTCTCCTTGTCAGGTTCTCGCGGCggtggctgattcgacccgtcccTGCTCCCCGGCGGAGAGTCCGGCCCTGtaccagcaccaccaccagaagCCTGACGACGTGGACGAGGTAGGCCGCGGACCGCGTCATGGTGGTAAAGCAGGACGTCGCCGGAGCGGCAGCCGGCGCCGGAGGGCCAGCCGCGGTCAAGCTGCCGCGTGAGCCGAACACGGGCGCGACGGGCGGGAACAGCGGCGCCGCCGGCGCCGGAGGGCCAGCCGCGGGAGCCGGACACGGGCACGACGGGCGTGAGCAGCAGCCGGCGCCGGAGGGCCAGTCGCGGCCAAGCTGTCGCGGGAGCCGAACACAGGCGCGACTGGACCCCGAGCGGCAGCGGGGCGCCCGGTCCGCCGGTGCCCATGGTACGTCTGCCTCCGCCTCCAGAGAGGAGAGACGAGGAAGGCAGGGGCTTGATtgctttttaatttttctgaaaaGGGTGTCGGTGTAAATCCTCTGTCTAACGGAGTTGCCTGCGAACGGTTAGGCCACGTCGGCAAAAGCGGGATCCATCTGTCATAATCGTCATCAAAACGACCAAAGCCCCCgactagtgttttttgcaaaaaaaaaatagagaaaaaattAGTGGTTTTGGTCCGTAAATGTGTGGTTCCTGCAAACCTTGTTTGAAGTGTCGATATTTTATGCAATTCACTCGGACCGTAGAGTGTTATGTATTATTGTATTTGCATGTATATAGGAATTGTATTGCAGTGTTTCTCGAATTGTGGGACCTATTCGTAGCGCGTTAGAGAGTTCAGTAATCTTCTCCACGGTAGCAGCCATCATAAGCCTCCTCCATGGATTAACTGTCAGCGATCCTCCCCCGAATTGTTTCCGCTTGGGCGTCCTCCTTGtcagctcaaaaaaagaaaaatcCTCCTTGTTCTCGTCGCGGTCTCCGTTCTCCTCTCTTTCTCCCCGTTCTCCAAAGAATCCGAGACGGCGACGCCCGCATCAAATACGCCGCCTCCTCCGCTTCCTCTCCCTTACTCCGATTCTATAACACGTGCGTGCCTCGGCCGCCACTTTCCCAACTCTCCTCGACCACTTCCGCCGGCGTGTGCCTTCCTCTCCGCCGGCGCCTGCACAACAAGTCCAAGAGAGGTGTGTTTCCTGCAATTCGATCATGGTGATTCCCCTTGCTTCTGTCGGGGTTGGGTACGTCTGTATTTTACTAAGGTATAAAATCGCGATGGTTGGCGGGTGATGTCGACTGTCGATGATCCGAGAAAAAAAAATCTCTCTTTTTTCCTGCCAAAAGAAAGTCCCCCCTACCCCCTACTCACATGATTTGTCCTGTTGCTCCACCATGGTTTCACATGTTCTGTTCCTTTCTACTAGCACCCAGATAAATAACACCTTTTTTTGTGAGGCTGTGCATATGACAACTTGTTCAAAAATACAAGGAGCAAAAACTTTCAGCTGGTTACTTTGTCCCCTGCCCTGTAGTGAAGGGGGATTCTTGCCTTTTCCTATTCTACAGTTGAGTTGCTGTTGGGAAATCTGTGAACTCCCGATTTACAATCTGTTATCATCATCTGTTACTGATGGCAAGATAGGACCTGTCTCACAGGCAAAGAAACCATGGCTCTAGCATCGCCGGTGGACTATGCTGGCACAATCACTTCAAGTCAGAGGCAACTCAGTTCTGTGATGCCCCGGTGCAATGGCTTGCGATGTACTATTGGATATGGAAATAAATCAAGAGCAGGAGGTCACTTGGTTGTCAGAGCCATGTCCATGGATCGCCTGAAACTGGACTTTTCGAATCCGAATTGGAAGAATCAATTCCAAGAGGATTTCGATAGGCGGTTCAGTTTGCCGCATTTGACAGATATAATTGATGTGGAATCGAGGCCGACGACATTTTCTCTCAAGAGCAGGTATCCATTTCTGTCTAATGCATTTGTCTTGATCTATGCTGTTGGTGATCAAACTAGATCTCTTTAGGATTTTTCTGATGTTTGCTTTGTCCACAACAGGACCCCTCTGGAGAATGTTGATGGTTCTTTGGAAGAGTCATGGAACGGCTATGTTAATGACGACGACAGAGCACTTTTGAAGGTATGCTTCATCATTGAGTGATCAAAATACTAGACATGGATCAAACTCCCCATTAATTACTTGGATAGTTTCTTTGGCTGTCTGAATATAGTTTGATCTTTTAACATAAATGTAGCATGCTCCTTTTTTTTCTGCACTTTGGCTATTAGTAAATGTGTATGATAGACCTCAATTGTAATGTCCATGTGTGCAGCATCAAGGTAAATGCAATAATATCTCTTATTACAAAGTTGTTGATTCTTCAGGTTATCAAGTTTGCCTCGCCAACGTCTGCTGGAGCTGAATGCATTGATCCTGATTGCAGCTGGGTTGAACAATGGTGACAAACACTCTGCAAATTTCTATTGTTTACTTGTGCCAAATTATTTTCTGAGCTCACACAAACTCATGTCTTTTCCAGGGTGCACCGGGCAGGCCCACGTAAACAAATATATTTTGAGCCTCAGTGCGTAAAGGCTGGAATTGTAACTTGTGGCGGACTTTGCCCTGGTCTCAATGATGTCATCCGGCAGGTAGAATAGAACTTGATGAGTTGATCTCTGACTGTCTGCACCGATAAATAAAAGATTAATAGTACCTTATTATTATACCTTCTGAAAATTCTCTTGAAGAAAACACAATTCCCAATTTTGAACGGTGCCGTGCTTTCACTCTTGACTCTTGTAGATTGTGCTTACGCTTGAAAAATACGGAGTGAAAAACATTGTTGGGATACAGCATGGTTTCCGCGGATTTTTTGAAGATCATTTAGCGGAAGTGCCGGTAAGAATTCTTTGTACATTATAAAGTAATCTGGCAACACTGATAACCATCCTGATGTAAGTTTATGGCTCTTTTACTTAACCCAGCTTAATAGACATGTCGTCCAAAATATCAATCTTGCTGGTGGCAGCTTCTTAGGAGTGTCTCGTGGCGGGGCAAGTATTTCAGACATTGTCGACAGCATCCAGGCATGTACATGCAATTCCGGTATGCTGCAAAAATATGTTTACTACAAGGTGGTACGTTGAAGACTTACTGACTTGATTTCTGCAATCCACATTCAGGCCAGGAGGCTTGACATGCTCTTTGTACTAGGTGGAAATGGAACTCATGCTGGAGCTGATGCTATACATGGCGAGGTATGTTAATTTATATCTTCCTTGCGTCAGAGCAAGACATGTCTTTCCCTCAGCTCCTAGACTAGATTGTACCAGAAACATTTTCTGGTCTCGCTCAACTATGACGTAGTAGCATGGATTGTGGGATTAGGGATCAGTATGTATGGGTGGAAGGTTGCATACTTATGTCTGACTGTTTCTTTTGGTGAAAATTAGTGCCGGAAGAGAAAACTAAAAGTGTCTATTATTGGTGTCCCAAAAACAATTGACAATGACATACTACTGATGGACAAGACATTTGGATTTGATACTGCAGTGGAGGCAGCACAAAGAGCTATCAACTCTGCATATATTGAGGTGATTCATTTTAGCAACCTCTCAGACTCTCATCTCATGTGTATATATATCTGCAAGCGGGCAAAGAATATATTGTCATATTGGTTGCCCCTCAAATTAAAACTATATTTGTGGTTCGCGCTCTATGGTCAGGCACATTCTGCATTTCATGGCATCGGATTGGTGAAGCTGATGGGAAGAAGCAGCGGATTTATCACAATGCATGCTTCCCTGTCAAGCGGGCAGGTCGACATTTGCCTGATACCTGAGGTATCAAACTCTTCAACTTGTGCTGTGTATGCCCTTCCAACTCACTATACCCCTCTCCTCTGATTGATTTAATACGTGGTAATCCAAATGAAGGTACCATTCACCCTTGATGGACCGAATGGAGTTCTTCGGCACCTTGAGCACTTGATAGAGACCAAGGGGTTTGCTCTCATGTGTGTCGCCGAAGGTGCTGGGCAGGTAAGATACCTTCACATACAAGATCAATTTTCTTGGGAAACTTA
This window of the Triticum aestivum cultivar Chinese Spring chromosome 5D, IWGSC CS RefSeq v2.1, whole genome shotgun sequence genome carries:
- the LOC123119796 gene encoding ATP-dependent 6-phosphofructokinase 5, chloroplastic, which gives rise to MALASPVDYAGTITSSQRQLSSVMPRCNGLRCTIGYGNKSRAGGHLVVRAMSMDRLKLDFSNPNWKNQFQEDFDRRFSLPHLTDIIDVESRPTTFSLKSRTPLENVDGSLEESWNGYVNDDDRALLKVIKFASPTSAGAECIDPDCSWVEQWVHRAGPRKQIYFEPQCVKAGIVTCGGLCPGLNDVIRQIVLTLEKYGVKNIVGIQHGFRGFFEDHLAEVPLNRHVVQNINLAGGSFLGVSRGGASISDIVDSIQARRLDMLFVLGGNGTHAGADAIHGECRKRKLKVSIIGVPKTIDNDILLMDKTFGFDTAVEAAQRAINSAYIEAHSAFHGIGLVKLMGRSSGFITMHASLSSGQVDICLIPEVPFTLDGPNGVLRHLEHLIETKGFALMCVAEGAGQEYLQKSNATDASGNMVLSDIGVHLQQKIKSHFREINVHSDVKYIDPTYMLRAVRANASDAILCTVLGQNAVHGAFAGFSGITTGICNTHNVYLPIPEVIKTPRLVDPNSRMWHRCLTSTGQPDFC